One window of Treponema denticola genomic DNA carries:
- a CDS encoding RNA-binding domain-containing protein, translating to MIFQESETVELKEKIDENIKKVIVSFANCKGGTLYVGIKDDGKVVGIKDIDNSMLQLSNMIRDSIRPDITMFVNYKITKTQGKQIIQISVQRGSNRPYYLAKKGLRPEGVYVRQGSSSAPASDTAIRNMIKETDGDNFEEMRSTEQNLTFNALSKEFKARNLDFGTKQKQTLKILNQDGMYTNTGLLLSEQCVHSVKAAVFEGRDQSIFKDRKEFLGSLIQQLNDIYNYIDMHNQTRSTFDKLLRVDTRDYPPSAIREALLNLLVHRDYSFSASSLISIYTDRIEFVSIGGLLPGILLEDIMLGLSVCRNKNLAGVFYRLHLIEAYGTGMSKIIGAYENLTQKPIIENTANAFKIVLPNINTKYLPQNNDKLKDTEIKIIEFIKKKKKVSRSDIEQKFDMSSSSVSRLLKSLTENGIILKDGKGKNTQYISS from the coding sequence TTGATTTTTCAAGAAAGTGAAACCGTAGAATTAAAAGAAAAAATCGATGAAAACATTAAAAAAGTAATTGTTTCGTTTGCAAATTGTAAGGGCGGAACGCTCTATGTCGGTATTAAAGATGACGGGAAAGTTGTAGGAATAAAAGATATTGATAATTCAATGCTCCAACTTAGTAATATGATAAGAGACTCAATCAGACCCGATATAACAATGTTTGTCAATTATAAAATAACAAAAACACAGGGAAAGCAAATAATCCAAATTAGTGTTCAAAGAGGCAGTAACCGCCCCTATTATCTTGCTAAAAAAGGTTTAAGACCGGAAGGTGTCTATGTTCGGCAGGGTTCATCTTCCGCCCCTGCAAGCGATACGGCAATAAGAAACATGATAAAGGAAACGGATGGAGATAATTTTGAAGAGATGCGCTCCACAGAACAAAATTTAACCTTTAATGCTTTATCAAAGGAATTTAAAGCTAGAAATTTGGATTTTGGAACTAAGCAAAAGCAAACCTTAAAAATACTTAATCAAGACGGAATGTACACAAATACCGGATTATTGTTATCGGAGCAATGTGTGCACTCTGTAAAAGCCGCCGTGTTTGAAGGAAGGGATCAAAGCATTTTTAAAGACAGAAAAGAATTTTTAGGCTCTCTTATTCAACAATTAAATGACATTTATAATTACATAGACATGCACAATCAAACGCGATCAACCTTTGATAAGCTCCTACGTGTAGACACAAGGGATTACCCTCCCTCAGCAATACGAGAAGCACTTTTAAATCTACTGGTACATAGAGACTATTCTTTTAGTGCAAGTTCTTTGATAAGCATATATACGGATAGAATCGAATTTGTTTCAATAGGCGGACTTTTACCCGGAATCTTGCTTGAAGATATTATGCTTGGGCTTTCCGTATGCAGAAACAAAAATTTAGCAGGGGTTTTTTACCGTCTTCACCTTATTGAAGCTTATGGAACAGGCATGAGTAAAATTATAGGTGCCTACGAAAATCTTACACAAAAACCGATAATCGAAAATACTGCAAACGCTTTTAAAATAGTGCTTCCCAATATCAATACAAAATACCTTCCGCAAAATAATGATAAACTAAAAGATACGGAAATAAAAATAATTGAATTTATAAAAAAGAAAAAAAAGGTATCACGCTCCGATATAGAGCAAAAATTTGATATGAGTTCATCAAGTGTATCAAGGCTTTTAAAGAGTCTTACTGAAAACGGAATTATACTAAAGGACGGCAAGGGAAAAAACACACAATATATATCAAGTTAA
- the pcnB gene encoding polynucleotide adenylyltransferase PcnB: MLVRYGQNAEGKQVRQALVYTKDEHKIALEKIDIEAVKIIQRLNSQGFEAYIVGGAVRDLLIGHVPKDFDIATSAEPSKIRKIFRNSRVIGRRFRLVHIFFGEKIYEVSTFRSTEDGSIGNKFGTIDEDVHRRDFTLNALYYDPIHELVIDYVDGVKDIRAKKVRPIIPLQLIFSEDPVRMIRAIKYAAMTDSGIPFFLQLQIRKNAHLLEFVSPSRITEEINKIIFSGHASDIIKKLLDFKLYVYLQPGACAFIDSSSKFKKMYIENLALLDKEVDAKPQIKQGECLKSLLKDYIRLIANPEGPPQEVYTYVYKECRHFILPMNPQRKELEFAVKSILNDLGIKVPIERSQVRPAKLGKQVKHRRKKRAKKQDAQKDTD; encoded by the coding sequence ATGTTAGTTCGATACGGTCAAAATGCCGAAGGAAAGCAGGTTCGGCAGGCTTTGGTCTATACTAAGGATGAGCACAAGATTGCCCTCGAAAAAATAGACATTGAAGCCGTAAAAATTATACAGCGTTTAAATTCTCAAGGTTTTGAAGCCTACATAGTCGGAGGAGCGGTAAGAGACTTATTGATAGGTCATGTTCCAAAGGATTTCGATATTGCAACCTCGGCCGAACCTTCAAAAATACGAAAAATATTCAGAAATTCAAGAGTAATAGGCCGGCGTTTTAGATTGGTACATATATTTTTTGGGGAAAAAATATATGAGGTAAGCACCTTTAGATCAACGGAAGACGGAAGCATAGGAAACAAATTCGGCACAATAGATGAGGATGTGCACCGAAGAGATTTTACTTTAAATGCGCTTTACTACGACCCCATACATGAGCTTGTAATAGACTATGTAGACGGTGTTAAGGATATAAGAGCAAAAAAAGTAAGACCTATTATCCCTCTCCAGCTTATCTTTTCGGAAGATCCCGTAAGAATGATTCGGGCTATAAAGTATGCGGCAATGACGGATTCCGGTATTCCGTTTTTTCTTCAGCTTCAAATACGAAAAAATGCCCATCTTTTGGAATTTGTGTCCCCTTCAAGGATAACCGAAGAAATAAATAAGATTATTTTTAGCGGACATGCAAGCGATATTATAAAAAAACTTTTGGATTTTAAGCTCTATGTTTACCTGCAGCCTGGGGCATGCGCCTTTATAGATTCGTCTTCAAAATTTAAAAAAATGTATATAGAAAATCTTGCTCTTTTGGATAAGGAAGTCGATGCTAAACCTCAAATAAAACAGGGAGAATGTTTAAAATCATTACTTAAAGATTACATCAGACTGATTGCAAACCCCGAAGGGCCGCCGCAAGAAGTTTATACCTATGTTTACAAGGAATGCAGGCACTTTATTCTCCCCATGAACCCTCAAAGAAAGGAATTGGAATTTGCGGTAAAAAGTATTTTAAATGATTTGGGAATTAAGGTACCAATAGAGAGATCCCAAGTACGCCCTGCAAAACTCGGCAAACAGGTTAAGCATAGGCGCAAAAAAAGAGCTAAAAAACAAGATGCACAAAAAGATACGGATTAA
- a CDS encoding S1 family peptidase, with protein MMKFKHIFMILFFAVVVQLLGAQEAVLSPEVLKKINGAVFEVIVLKPEEGKLEYEKKLPMERIPFSIRNDKYIPIGTAFLMDDGKFYSAAHVFNLYEESFYNEYHLRSVSGDIYKVGSVLSYSVEKDFIIFEAENYKHVKGEGLSALNEFNLNTPTFSVGNALGEGIIIRNGLLTSQTFEERNGKWKWLRFSAAASPGNSGGPLISPDGMVLGIITMKSENENLNYALPFAETKNIAKNVGTVYLPIFYRLPHILEESSFYEYKYEEKLPKKLTEVRKSVLSDYKKFTLSIIDDLKKKYSFSGAESFTRALGSEEIMYGAWAPSFPLHLARQGNKKWGLFIPNDLKEYKLPQNGKVVYGNMLNSTMALIKKPDNVSEKELIQSPKLYMDYILSAERIYRTVAGEKVPVLSYGQASRSESHIDVYGRKWLVNYWELPFADGEVISYSLPVPGGIYVISRIDSISSTRNGHNLDYSFMTDYILPSYNANFGDWKEFLSLSPKDYPIDPMLAAIKFDFNSKNTMIKAGDYDFSISKKDFSSDKETTLMISLGFNLKNNTPGIEVRNLQMYTKSRSDDYIYIGLSKNLKPPKEAPEKNIEQWQQKINQAAPYNAKPYNQDQYTFYDEVLFMDDIKKSDAEKISQLYYISLELKQQDRFEEIQKLAAEIKKDLKISVKNK; from the coding sequence ATGATGAAATTTAAGCACATTTTTATGATTTTATTTTTTGCGGTGGTTGTTCAGCTTTTGGGAGCTCAGGAGGCTGTTCTAAGCCCTGAAGTTCTAAAAAAAATAAACGGAGCCGTATTTGAAGTCATTGTTTTAAAACCGGAAGAAGGGAAGCTGGAATATGAAAAAAAACTTCCCATGGAAAGGATTCCGTTTTCAATACGAAATGACAAATACATTCCTATCGGAACCGCTTTTTTAATGGATGACGGCAAATTCTATTCAGCTGCTCATGTTTTTAATCTTTATGAAGAAAGTTTTTATAACGAGTATCATCTGCGTTCGGTATCGGGGGATATTTATAAAGTAGGATCGGTTTTAAGTTACTCTGTTGAAAAGGATTTTATAATTTTTGAGGCAGAAAATTATAAGCATGTAAAAGGCGAAGGCCTTTCAGCCTTAAATGAATTTAACTTAAATACCCCGACCTTTTCCGTCGGCAATGCTTTGGGCGAAGGCATTATAATCCGTAACGGTCTTCTTACAAGCCAAACCTTTGAAGAAAGAAACGGAAAATGGAAGTGGCTTAGGTTTTCGGCTGCAGCAAGTCCCGGCAATTCCGGCGGTCCTCTTATTTCGCCTGATGGAATGGTTTTGGGAATTATTACCATGAAAAGCGAAAATGAAAATTTAAACTATGCACTTCCCTTTGCAGAGACAAAGAATATTGCAAAAAATGTAGGTACTGTCTATCTCCCTATTTTTTATAGGCTGCCCCATATTCTTGAAGAAAGCAGTTTTTATGAATATAAGTATGAAGAAAAATTACCCAAAAAACTGACAGAGGTTCGAAAATCGGTCCTGTCTGATTATAAAAAATTTACACTCAGCATTATAGATGATTTGAAGAAAAAATATAGTTTTTCAGGCGCCGAATCCTTTACTAGGGCCTTGGGTTCGGAAGAGATTATGTATGGAGCTTGGGCTCCTTCTTTCCCCCTTCATTTAGCCCGTCAGGGAAATAAAAAGTGGGGATTATTTATTCCCAATGATTTAAAAGAATATAAGCTTCCTCAAAACGGCAAAGTAGTTTACGGTAATATGCTTAATTCAACAATGGCCTTGATAAAAAAACCTGATAATGTAAGCGAAAAAGAACTTATACAATCCCCGAAATTATATATGGACTATATTTTAAGTGCAGAACGTATTTATAGAACCGTTGCAGGAGAAAAAGTTCCTGTTTTATCTTACGGACAAGCATCAAGGTCTGAAAGCCATATAGATGTTTACGGTAGAAAATGGCTTGTAAATTATTGGGAGCTTCCATTTGCAGACGGGGAAGTTATATCTTATTCTCTTCCTGTTCCGGGAGGAATTTACGTTATAAGTAGAATTGATTCTATTTCTTCTACAAGGAATGGGCATAATCTTGATTATAGTTTTATGACCGACTATATTCTTCCTTCATACAATGCAAATTTCGGAGATTGGAAAGAATTTTTATCTTTGTCGCCCAAAGATTATCCCATTGATCCTATGCTTGCAGCAATTAAATTTGATTTTAATTCAAAAAATACAATGATAAAAGCCGGCGATTATGATTTTTCAATATCCAAAAAAGACTTTTCGAGTGATAAAGAAACAACTTTAATGATTTCTTTAGGATTCAATTTAAAAAATAATACACCAGGTATTGAAGTGCGTAACTTGCAAATGTATACAAAATCTAGAAGCGATGATTATATATACATCGGGCTTTCAAAAAATTTAAAACCGCCTAAGGAAGCTCCCGAAAAAAATATCGAACAGTGGCAGCAAAAAATAAATCAAGCGGCTCCTTATAATGCAAAGCCTTATAATCAAGATCAATATACATTTTATGATGAAGTTCTTTTTATGGATGATATAAAAAAATCCGATGCAGAAAAAATCAGTCAACTATACTATATAAGTTTAGAGTTAAAACAACAGGATAGGTTTGAAGAAATTCAAAAATTGGCTGCCGAAATAAAAAAGGATCTTAAAATATCCGTTAAAAATAAATAA
- a CDS encoding OsmC family protein, with amino-acid sequence MAKEFRTKAEIDLGEGFKVECEASGKKIIADEPLSFGGTDLGMNPIELLLSGLGACKCVTSKVIAKKNGLKLDYLAVECIGFFRPGTPGLSDIETIYHIKSDASDEELEKFMASVDESCPVHATIKNPAPIAHKLVRV; translated from the coding sequence ATGGCAAAAGAATTTAGAACAAAAGCCGAAATAGATTTAGGCGAAGGTTTTAAAGTTGAATGTGAGGCATCAGGCAAGAAAATTATTGCAGATGAGCCCTTGAGTTTCGGGGGAACCGATTTAGGTATGAACCCGATTGAACTTCTTCTAAGCGGTTTGGGGGCCTGTAAGTGTGTTACTTCAAAGGTCATTGCAAAGAAAAATGGTCTTAAACTGGATTATTTGGCCGTTGAATGTATCGGTTTTTTTAGACCGGGTACACCTGGACTTTCAGATATTGAAACAATATATCATATTAAGTCCGATGCTTCCGATGAAGAGCTTGAAAAATTTATGGCTTCGGTTGATGAAAGCTGTCCGGTTCATGCCACAATCAAAAATCCGGCCCCGATAGCTCATAAACTGGTTAGAGTTTAA